A window of Photobacterium toruni genomic DNA:
AAACTTTTTTACACCGTTAAAGAAGCCTTCTGACTTTGGCTTGTGCTTGCTTGCATCTTTACCATCAAACGTTTCTTCTAGTTCTTGCAGTAATTCTTTTTGACGCTTGCTTAAATGTACAGGTGTTTCAACCACCAATTTACAGATAAGATCACCGCGTAAACCACCACGAACAGAATCAACACCTTTACCACGCATACGGAACATACGGCCCGTTTGCATTTCAGCTGGTACTTTTAAGCTTACACGGCCATCAAGGGTTGGTACTTCAACTTCACCACCTAATGCAGCCATAGTGAAACTTACTGGCACTTCACAATGTAGATTATTACCTTCGCGCTGGAAAATGTGGTGTTCTTTAACATGTACTTGAACATACAAGTCACCCGCTGGTGCGCCTTGTTCTCCAGCTTCGCCTTCGCCACTTAAGCGAATACGATCGCCAGTATCAACACCCGCAGGAATTTTAACTGAGAGCGTTTTAGTTTCTTCTACACGGCCTTCGCCATGACACTTACTGCATGGATCTTTGATAATTTGACCACGACCATGACAGTGTGGACAAGCTTGTTGAACCGCAAAGAATCCCTGACGCATCTGCACTTGTCCAGCACCATGACAGGTACTACATGTTGTTGCAGATGAACCTTTTTTAGCGCCTGAACCGTCACAGCAATCACAACTAACCAATGTTGGTACACGGATTTCTTTCGAACAACCGCGAACAGCTTCTTCCAACGTTAGTTCCATGTTGTAGCGAAGATCTGAACCGCGCTGTGCGCGTTGTTGACGACGGCCACCGCCACCACCAAAGATATCACCAAACACATCACCAAAGATGTCACTGAAATCTGCACCGCCGCCGAAGCCGCCGCCGCCACCGCCCATACCACCTTGTTCAAAGGCTGCATGGCCGTATTGATCGTAAGCAGCGCGTTTTTGGTCGTCTGTTAGAATTTCATAAGCGTATTTCACTTCTTTGAATTTCTCAGCAGATTCCGCATCACCCTGGTTACGGTCGGGGTGGAACTTCATTGCTAAGCGCTTATAAGCCTTTTTGATGTCACGCTCACTTGCGTCACGGGCCACACTTAACACTTCGTATAAATCACGTTTCGACATAACTTGATTGTCACCTAGCTAGATATAGTTACGGGCGTTAGAGTAACCTCAAACGCCCGTAATTTAAACAAGATGTTAACTAATTATAGTTAATGGTCTTATTTGTTGTCTTTAACTTCTTCAAACTCAGCATCAACAACATCGTCGTCTTGCTTAGCTTGTTGCTCACCAGCACCGTCAGCTTGTTGTGCTTGTGCTTTCTGTTGAGCGATTTCCATTAGCTTTTGAGAAGCAGCAACAAGTGCTTGAACTTTCGCGTCAATTGCTTCTTTATCTTCGCCTTTGCGTGCTTCTTCTAGTTCAGCAACAGCAGCTTCGATTTTTGCTTTCTCATCAGCAGGAAGTGCTTCACCAGCTTCTTCAATTTGCTTACGAGTACCGTGAACAAGTTGGTCAGCTTGGTTACGAGCAGTTACTAACTCTTCAAACTTCTTATCAGCTTCTTTGTTAGCTTCAGCTTCTTGAACCATCTTCTCGATGTCAGCATCGCTTAGACCGCCAGATGCTTGAATAGTGATCTTCTGCTCTTTACCTGTAGTCTTATCTTTCGCAGAAACGTTTAGGATACCATCGGCATCTAGGTCAAACGTTACTTCGATTTGAGGCATACCACGTGGTGCAGCTTGAATACCTTCTAGGTTAAATTGACCTAGAGATTTGTTAAAGCTTGCTTGCTTACGCTCACCTTGAATAACGTGGATAGTTACCGCGCTTTGGTTATCTTCAGCAGTAGAGAACACTTGGTTCGCTTTTGTTGGGATAGTTGTATTCTTCTCGATAAGCTTAGTCATTACGCCACCCATGGTTTCAATACCAAGAGATAGTGGAGTAACGTCTAGAAGTAGTACGTCTTTAACGTCACCAGCAAGTACACCACCTTGAACAGCAGCACCTACAGCAACAGCTTCATCAGGGTTAACGTCTTTACGTGGCTCTTTGCCGAAGAATTCAGTAACTTTAGCCTGAACCATTGGCATACGAGTTTGACCACCAACAAGGATGATGTCGTTGATGTCGCTAACAGATAGACCAGCGTCTGAGATAGCTACTTTTAGTGGCTCAAGAGTACGTTGTACTAGGTCTTCAACTAGAGATTCTAGTTTCGCACGAGTCACTTTGATGTTCATGTGCTTAGGACCAGTTGCGTCAGCTGTGATGTAAGGTAGGTTTACATCAGTTTGCTGTGCAGAAGATAGTTCGATTTTCGCTTT
This region includes:
- the dnaJ gene encoding molecular chaperone DnaJ; amino-acid sequence: MSKRDLYEVLSVARDASERDIKKAYKRLAMKFHPDRNQGDAESAEKFKEVKYAYEILTDDQKRAAYDQYGHAAFEQGGMGGGGGGFGGGADFSDIFGDVFGDIFGGGGGRRQQRAQRGSDLRYNMELTLEEAVRGCSKEIRVPTLVSCDCCDGSGAKKGSSATTCSTCHGAGQVQMRQGFFAVQQACPHCHGRGQIIKDPCSKCHGEGRVEETKTLSVKIPAGVDTGDRIRLSGEGEAGEQGAPAGDLYVQVHVKEHHIFQREGNNLHCEVPVSFTMAALGGEVEVPTLDGRVSLKVPAEMQTGRMFRMRGKGVDSVRGGLRGDLICKLVVETPVHLSKRQKELLQELEETFDGKDASKHKPKSEGFFNGVKKFFDDLTN
- the dnaK gene encoding molecular chaperone DnaK, coding for MGKIIGIDLGTTNSCVAVLDGDKPRVIENAEGERTTASVVAYTQDGETLVGQPAKRQAVTNPENTLFAIKRLIGRRFEDEEVQRDIEIMPYKIVKADNGDAWVEAKGQKMAAPQVSAEILKKMKKTAEDFLGEPVTGAVITVPAYFNDAQRQATKDAGRIAGLDVKRIINEPTAAALAYGLDKTGGDRTIAVYDLGGGTFDISIIEIDEVDGEKTFEVLATNGDTHLGGEDFDTRLINYLADEFKKEQGIDLKHDPLAMQRLKEAAEKAKIELSSAQQTDVNLPYITADATGPKHMNIKVTRAKLESLVEDLVQRTLEPLKVAISDAGLSVSDINDIILVGGQTRMPMVQAKVTEFFGKEPRKDVNPDEAVAVGAAVQGGVLAGDVKDVLLLDVTPLSLGIETMGGVMTKLIEKNTTIPTKANQVFSTAEDNQSAVTIHVIQGERKQASFNKSLGQFNLEGIQAAPRGMPQIEVTFDLDADGILNVSAKDKTTGKEQKITIQASGGLSDADIEKMVQEAEANKEADKKFEELVTARNQADQLVHGTRKQIEEAGEALPADEKAKIEAAVAELEEARKGEDKEAIDAKVQALVAASQKLMEIAQQKAQAQQADGAGEQQAKQDDDVVDAEFEEVKDNK